Genomic segment of Drosophila biarmipes strain raj3 chromosome 2L, RU_DBia_V1.1, whole genome shotgun sequence:
GTTGTACGGCTAATCAGATCGCAGATAAACGGACGGGCAAAACAATTAGCCGAAAGTGAGTCCGCACCCTCATCCATCGGCGGCTGTTTGCAAATGTTTCCAAAGGTTATTGATGGTACATGCGTTCTAAAAACAGCACGGCACAGGGtctaaatttaaatggaaCGCTCCGTGGGAGGACAGAGTGTTGGCCATTCCGGTATTGTATAATTGCTTGCTTTATATATGACCCATTATCAGCCGCACTCGACGATAAAGCCCGGAGTGTATGGGCATTAATAAAAGTGTACGACAGTTTCCGTCCGATCAGACAAAAGCCGGGACTTGAGAGTTCGGGAAAACCACTGGCCGATAAGCCATTGCAGCTGATGGTACAAAGGTGCAAAAAAGCTTTCCCACCGCTCAATTAGTGGGCTTCGCCATAGCTAATCGTAAATAACATAGATTACTGCGATGTCTAGACTATAAATATAATCGGTGGGTTAATAACGCCCCCATCGCTATATATATTCACCTATAAAATTCAGCTTGTCGGTGGCGAGATTACAAAAGTCGGGATCATCCACATCGAAGATGATGCCATCCTCCCACTCGGTGACAATGTGCGATGAGGAGACGGAAACGGAAGTAGAGGAGCCTGGCACCAGGGAGCGGTTGTTGCTGCCGGCGCCGGAAatgcagttgttgttgttgctgctgctggctgagatgttgttgttgttgccgcccGTTTTCATCTGGTTTTTAGCAAAAAGAAACGCagttaaaaagggtttggtgGTTACATATGTACGTGCTGCTATGCAAATAGCAAGCCACACACGTGGCTCAGAGTGCAAACTATGTTGATTGGCCAGgtaaatgggttaaaaagtgGTGATAAATCGGATAAAAAGGGGGTTTTCAGGGGGTGGGGAGGGGGTTCCTTGGCACAGCTGttgcactcgcacacacaccccCACCTCATGCAACATACCCTACAAATGCAACTGGCAAAATCAATAGatgcaaaatgcattttatttggGTGAAGGCTGTATGTGCATCTGTACATAGGTATATGTATAGGCGTGTGTGCATTGCACTGGCCCaatgttgttattgttgtcattgcctttggctttgcaAATTTTGTTTGGCCCCCAGTGCATGTGTGTTTGTTTGAAAAGACCTCAAATCAGTTTCGCCTGTATTACCCACTACGTTTGACTTACCTTTGTTGCTGAGAGCACCTTAGGTTAGCCAGCAAAGTGTTTGTTCTCCAATCTCAAGCCCCCACAGCTGgattttaagttaaatttggataaaatttgtgcaaaacaAAACTTTGCTCGCAAAATAGCTGGCAACTAGAGGTGGTAAACTATCGATTCATGTGGCTGGCAACACTTATCGATTGGATAAAATACGTTTGGATTTGAAATTTTGCGacgaaaacattttcaaactaaaaaatatttttagggaaaGTAATTTGGTAAAAGTCGTTTCTTTTAGTGAAAGTAATTTAAGGAAGTATTTGAATATATCTAGCTGAAATTAGCTTTTTAATTCAAACGCATTCTATGCCATAATTTCTATTGAgcttaaagttatttttatgttttaaagtgCTTCTTAGCATTAAACTTATTCAAATTTGCTTCTTTAtgtaactaataaaaatataatttaataatttcttcaatttaaattacaataataaCCGTTAATTAATCGCGTAAGCACTGCCATCTCTAACGTGCCCGTGGTAACGTAAGGTCCTCCCATCCCTACAAACGTACCCTCCTCCCGTCTCTTAAAACGTAACCAAAATTCgatcaaaataaatttggaataTCACAAAAATCATAATTCGCACCTGAAATAGAAGGAAAATGCACTTACCTGGCCATCCCCAGCTGAAGAGAGTGCACTAAGCCAGCGTTTGTAAACGGAAACGAAGTAATTGGCCAAAAGCGGAGTCATGGAGGAGAATATGtggtaaataataaacattggGTTGGGGCTACGTCAACAATTAAGGTTAGTCAGGGAATCTGTCCTCGGAGATTCAGCATCCCAGTTGGTAAATGAATCAGTCACAGGGCCTGTTTTACGTTTGCCATTTTCTCCTAACAGACCTCCATTTGTTTCGGTGATTGAGTCAGCAGCTCGGAGCAGGGTCGGCGGGGCGGAGCACCTGGGGGGCTCTCAGTGGTTCAGTGTGGGGTGCTCCGTCTTATCAGCAGCTGGTTATTTAGACACGTTGACGTCGCCTTCACCCCCTTATTTTCATATGTACATGACTAGAACTCCATTCTCTTCTCCGTAGGATCATTGAGTTGGAGTCGGCGCTGCTGGACGACTGCAATGTCAACGACATCTACAGCATTTGCCAGGGAAAAGCCCTGCCGGAGGCCCTGCGTCCGGATGTGTGGCAGGTGTGCCTGGATGTGCGCCACAAATCGGATCAGATGTCGCTCTTCAACGAGATCTACGACCTGCCCTTCCAAAGTCAACTGCGCGAGGATTGCCAGCGGCACGTCGATCGCATGggcaacgacgaggaggacaAGGTCTCGGTGGTCTCCGACCTGGAGTCCATCATCACGTTCTATTGCAAGAACAGAAATCTACAGTATGAGCCGGATAACGGCTGGATAGAGCTGCTGCTCCCGCTCTTCGCCTTGAAGCTAAATCGCTCGGATACCTTCAACCTGTTCGAGTCCATCCGGGACACCTATATACCCAAGGGCTGTCGACCCAAGGGCAATGTCTTCCACGTTTTCCGGCTGCTCTTGCTCTACCACGATCCGGAGCTGTGCACTCTGCTGGACACCAAGAAGATCACACCCGACCTGTACTCGCTGACCTGGTTCCAGTCGCTTTTCGCCTCCTGCAGCAGCCTGTCGGTTATCATCGCCATGTGGGACCTGTACTTCCAGAACGCCGACCCCTTCATGGTCTTTTTCCTCGCGCTGATTATCCTAATCAACGGAAGGGAGCAGATCCTGCAGATGAGGAGCTCGTCCAAAGAGGAGATCATTAAGTTCCTGGGCCTTATGCCGTGTGCCCTGGAATTTGATGATGTCCCCGACTTTTGCTCCCTGGCTCAGTACTATGCCCTGAAGACACCGACTTCTTTTAAGACAGACTACCTAAAAGCGCTGTACGGAAAGCAAAACGACACGCCGCGCAGCCAGGAGGAAGCCAACAAGGTTTCACAGGCACTGTGCTTGCCCGTCTCCGTTTACGAGCTGGTTGAAAACTCGGCCACAGAATTTCCCGTGCCGGATGCAGTTCGATTCTTTCTCGTGGACTGTCGACCGGCTGAGCAGTACAACGCCGGTCATCTGTCCACGGCATTCCACTTGGACTGCAACCTGATGCTTCAGGAACCGGTCGCCTTCGCCACCGCCGTCCAGGGCCTCCTGACCGCCCAGCGACAGGCCATCGAGGCCAACTCGAATGCCGGGGGCGAGCATTTGTGCTTCATGGGCAGCGGTCGCGTGGAAGAGGACCAGTACACACACATGGTGGTGGCCTCATTCCTGCAGAAGAACACCCACTACGTTTCGCTGCTGACCGGCGGCTATGCCTCCATCCACGACTACTTTGGCGACCACATGGCCGACTGCCTGGAGGATCACAATGTGCGCAAGTGCCTCGTCTGCCAGCAGCACAACGTCCAGCAGGTgagataagaaaataaaaatgtactttGATAGAAGTCACTTATAAATCCTACCTCCTTCTGCAGACAAAATCAG
This window contains:
- the LOC108027780 gene encoding TBC1 domain family member 23, whose translation is MEENMWIIELESALLDDCNVNDIYSICQGKALPEALRPDVWQVCLDVRHKSDQMSLFNEIYDLPFQSQLREDCQRHVDRMGNDEEDKVSVVSDLESIITFYCKNRNLQYEPDNGWIELLLPLFALKLNRSDTFNLFESIRDTYIPKGCRPKGNVFHVFRLLLLYHDPELCTLLDTKKITPDLYSLTWFQSLFASCSSLSVIIAMWDLYFQNADPFMVFFLALIILINGREQILQMRSSSKEEIIKFLGLMPCALEFDDVPDFCSLAQYYALKTPTSFKTDYLKALYGKQNDTPRSQEEANKVSQALCLPVSVYELVENSATEFPVPDAVRFFLVDCRPAEQYNAGHLSTAFHLDCNLMLQEPVAFATAVQGLLTAQRQAIEANSNAGGEHLCFMGSGRVEEDQYTHMVVASFLQKNTHYVSLLTGGYASIHDYFGDHMADCLEDHNVRKCLVCQQHNVQQTKSASLKTSAPSSTDLFSKFSAAMKSKSAEVKGKLLDIIVNPSANGGASASGSNGVPAAPAQERHVSAKERNGKRYRNVAPVFSIDDENDDALDGSEERDDQPLGGDGKEIVNLNQYFKTADIINAFKCQEVHMSGYMYDSHLIITPGQLVVLRELGRGQAQIMVRRPLASIVKITAKKRHRDLITFKYGFPDGDGLLITDMDRFLIPNAAEATSLVSRHIMQVLEKAK